A stretch of DNA from Penaeus chinensis breed Huanghai No. 1 chromosome 1, ASM1920278v2, whole genome shotgun sequence:
TTCTTATTATGCCAGAATATACATGGGGAAAGTTTGCTTGTTATACGTATGGAAGTTGCAACGATTGCCTAACAGTATGTCACTATGATGGTAGCCATTGGTTGAGGCTTCAGTGGTTCTCTAAGTAAGACTAAAAGtaatcaattgtattaaaaaaattcACTCACTGTGGGGCTGTTCCAAACAACTGTCACAGAACTTAGTACAAAAAGTACtaaacccaatgccgctggggaaaatgaataaaaaatggggaaaatgctgtgttcatttagTCCAGAGAACACTGAACCCCCTTGCACAAATGacagtcatcatcatctatcTACATAGTAACCTTAATAGTTTGTACTGCAAACATCTACAATAATCAAGCAAGAGCTGAAATACTTTAAGGTACATAGTACTCTTTCTcagacccatttttttttttttttttttttttttttgaagggcatGGATATTTGCCTCATagaaaattagatttattttcttctgctccatattgtatatttatatcttagcAACTGACATGTAAATTCTttcagaagaagaagatggaggggcACCAGCTCCTCGACCACGCATTGGGAATGAAGGTGGCAGAGCTGCAGTTGGCAATCGAGCAGTTGCCAACAGAAATGCCCGAGCAAGAATGCGAGCTGCAGCACGTAAGTCAATTATTTGTGTTCCTcctatgatttttattttgaaatcTGTTTTAGCATGTTCTGTATTGTctccattatgaatattattatgaattctcttgctttgtttttgtaCTTTTTCCAAATCAGTTAATGTATTCATTTAGCTTGATGATCCATTCTCCTGTCCCAGGTCGTCGAGATGACtcagatgtggaggaggaggaggaagaaccagaAATTGAAAGTGAAATTGCTTTACCCGAAGGAAAGATTGGAAAAAAGAAGCTGGCAAAGCTCCAAGCAAAGGCAGAAAGAAGAGCCACCAGAGAGGCAGGTTTTCTGTTTTGTTGGTTGTTGTCTCCTGCTCAGATGCTGCAGCTGATGTATATTGTGGAGAGAACTTCAGTTCAAGAAACAAAAGTTTCTCAGTATCCTGGTTTTAAGAACTTGTATGGTTATGGTACACTTTAGAGTTTTATGAGTTTTGAAAGTGTTTTTTACATAATATCAAATATAAGATCTTCACCTTTcatataattaaaaaagaaaaagaataaggagaaaggaataaatatatctatatatatatatgtatatatgtatatatgtatatatatatatatgtatatatatatatatatgtatatatatgtatatatatatatatatatatatatatatatatatatatatatatgtatatatatatgtatatatatatatatatatatatatatatatatatatatatatatatatacacacacacatatacatttatgaatatatatatatatatatatatatatatatatatgtatataaatttatatacacatatggatatatacatgcatatatacatatatacacatatgtgtatatatacaccttatgtctatgtatatattcatatgtatatgtatatatatgtataaatacatatgtaaatatatatacttatgtatatatataatatatatatattattatatatatgcatatgtatatacacatgtatatatatatatatgtacataagtatatatatacttgtggacatatatagtaatatacatacatacatacatacatacatacatacatacatacatacatacatacatacatacatacatacatacatacacacacacacacacacacacacacacacacacacacacacacacacacacacacacacacacacacacacacacacttacatacatacatacatacatacatacatacatacatacatacatacatacatacacacacacacacacacacacacacacacacacacacacacacacacacacacacacacacacacacacacacacacacacacacacacatatatgtaaactcaGTGCTACTGGGAaaatgtgctcattttttatttttttgaaaaatatctctgcacatagatggatctgctactcatatgtgagtgtgtgtgtgtgtgtgtgtgtgtgtgtgtgtgtgtgtgtgtgtgtgtgtgtgcgtgtgtgtgtgtgtgtgtgtgtgtgtgtgtgtgtgtgtgtgtgtgtgtgagaaagagtatcagaagtttgtgtgtatatgagcaTCAGCAGGTgtatgtactgtcccctttagattttagtgagttttgttacatacagatagctccacTTGTGTTTAGCCAGCAGGTGGCCCTAGTGACCaaacctgatttccccattccttgaattgacaggaaaatgtgtttttctttccaatactattaatattgacattgttatgattgttattgatatcatgattattaaattgttattcaaatataaataaaatcaactaaaataatagaaatgaatctttcaaaaaatgaaggaaaagagtaaacaggtgagataggtaagagtaatagctgactccttggtaactaagcactgGTAGATCCATCTATTTGTAAGgacaatatataaacttttattatagtgggcatggcactgtagtcttgccacccgctgactTTGGGTTAATTATGATTTAgttctatatccatctatttatctatttatatttatgtattattttgaatatttgtaGGCTGAAGAACGAGAGCGAGCTGAGAAGAAAGAGCGTGAGGAGAGAGCtgctgaagaaagaaaaaagatagaagaacAGAAGGTGAGTTACATTGTGCAGACTGTAGATGAAAAGGAGGTTTTACTTATTTTTGAAAAGTTTTCTAAGCAGTCTCACATAAagtgtatttttctatatttttgtgttattgtgatttattaataatggttaaaatataataatcagtatatattattttctattctcAGGCAGAAGAGGAAGCAAAGCGTCtggaacaggaagaaaaagagcgagaggaaaggagaatcaGAGAGCACGAGGAGTACTTGAAGATGAAAGTTATGTTCGAG
This window harbors:
- the LOC125028959 gene encoding DDRGK domain-containing protein 1-like isoform X1; the encoded protein is MTDVTVYVVLATVVAIILGALTFFQRGRGKEEEDGGAPAPRPRIGNEGGRAAVGNRAVANRNARARMRAAARRRDDSDVEEEEEEPEIESEIALPEGKIGKKKLAKLQAKAERRATREAEERERAEKKEREERAAEERKKIEEQKAEEEAKRLEQEEKEREERRIREHEEYLKMKVMFEVEEEGFDDNVDETKEKDLVAKFVQFIQDEKVVVLEELAARFSLKTKDAIDRVTELQKNGTLTGVIDDRGKFIYISQEELQDVVKFIRQRGRISVSELAESSNKLITLTPVNRETSCAS